The sequence AAGTGTTCATTTGCGTTCCCTCAACCGTTTTCAGTTCGATGGTTGAAGTTTAGACATCGCCGGGAAGCGCCGCACTCCGCGTCTTGCTTTTGAATTCCTACTTGGTGGTGCCGGGAAGCACACGCGGAAAGAGCTCCGAGATCGTTCGCAGGCGTGGCAATGTCGATCGGTTGCGCTCACTGTCTAAGCGGCAGCAGCAGCGCTTGCACGGAAAAGCCGGTAACCAACGCGGTGCCGGCCAGAATGACGAGCGAGCCGGTCAGCGTGTGCCAACCTGGCTGTTCGCCAAGAAACACCGTTCCCCACAGGACGCCAAACACCGGAATCAAGAACGTCACAGTCAGGGCCGAGGTGGCGCCGACATTTTCGATCAATCTGAAATAAAGCAGGTAGGCGATGCCACTGCTCACTATACCGAGCGCAGCGGTGGCGACCCAAACTCCAGGGCTCGCCTGCGGCATCGGCAGTGATTGGGTCAGCGGCAAAATCGGCGCGGCCAGCAAAGCTGCCGCCCACATACTGCCTTGCGCGGCTGCCAGTGGGGGCGGCGGATTGACGATGGTTTTGGTATAGACGCTGGCGACGCCATAGCACAGCGCACCCGCCAGCGCTGCCCCGACCGCCAGCTTCGATTGCAACGCGTGCTCGTCATAGCCGACCAGAATGGCGACGCCACATACCCCTGCCAGCAAACCGCACAGCGCCCGCAAAGACAGGGATTCGCGCAGCCAGACGGCGGCGACGAGCGCGGCGAAGACCGGTGCCATCGCATTCATGATCGACAACAGTGATGCGCTCAAGCGAGTCGCCGCGAACGACAGCAGCAGAAACGGCAGCGCCGAGTTGAGCAGACCCAACACCAGATACACGCGCCAGCGCGTGTGCGCCTGCAGCGGCTGCCGCCACGCCCAAGCGACGAGCCCAAGGAAGGCTGCGGCGAACAAAAGCCGCAGTTCGGTCAACAGCGCCGGGCCGAGTACCGGAGCGGCGATGCGCATGAACAGAAACGATGCGCCCCAGATTGCGGCGAGCGCAAAGAGCTGAATCAGATTGGCGGGAGTCATGGAGCCAACGGGGAAGCACGGTTGCTTATGTCTGCGATAGTGAGGCGCGTGATTGGCTGACGATTCGTGCTTCCTATCGCCATTCGCTTCCCCAAAAAAAGAAAGGCCGGCAGTCACGCCGGCCTTGAATTCCAGCACGCCTTTCAGGCAGGTTGCAGCAGCTTCTGCAATTCACCGTTTTGATACATCTCGGTCAGAATGTCCGAGCCGCCGATGAATTCGCCGTGGACGTAAAGCTGCGGAATGGTCGGCCAGTTCGCGTAAGTCTTGATGCCTTGGCGAATGTCGGCATTGGACAGCACGTCGACGGTAAACGGCGCATCAACGCCGCACGCGCGCAGAATTTTTATGGCATTGGCCGAGAAACCGCATTGCGGAAATTGCGGCGAGCCTTTCATGTACAACACGACCGGATGGGTTTCGATCTGGTTTTTGATGACATCTTGCACGTCCATGACTGCTCCTGAAAACCTGAAATAGTGGAATGCGGAAGGTTAGACCACGGGGAGATCGACTGCAACCAGGCTGGGGTCAGTCGACGGAACCCCTTTTGGCACGAGCACTCACGACTTCGTCACGTCCAACTTCGACCGCCGGCGAGGCGCGGAATTCCGGCCAGATCGCGGCGGGAAAGAATATCGACGTAAGCGGCCGCTTGCAATAACGCGCAGCAAGCGTCGGCCTGGTCATAACCGTGCTCGAACAACAGCCAGCCGCCGGGCTTCAGGTATTCGCGCGCATGAGCGACGATATGACGGATGCAGCGCAAACCGTCGCCGCCGCCGATCAGCGCCGAGCGGGGTTCGAAGCGTACGTCGCCTTGTTCGAGGTGGGGGTCGTTGGCGGCGACGTAGGGCGGATTGGCGACGATCAGATCGAAGCGTAGGCTGCCCAGTTCGCTGAACCACTCGCTTTCGAGAAAGCGGATTTGACCTCGACGGGGGAGGGCCAGGGTGGGGGTGGACGGCAGTAAACGTCGCGCATTGCTTGCTGCCACGCGCAGCGCATCTGCGGATTCGTCCGTTGCAACCAGGTCGAGCAGTGGGCGCCGCGCGGCCAGCGTAATGGCGATCGCGCCGCTGCCTGTGCCGAGATCGAGCACGCTGCGGAGCGCGTCTTCCGGCAAATGCAGAAGTGCGAGTTCGACCAGCAATT comes from Burkholderiales bacterium and encodes:
- the grxD gene encoding Grx4 family monothiol glutaredoxin, producing the protein MDVQDVIKNQIETHPVVLYMKGSPQFPQCGFSANAIKILRACGVDAPFTVDVLSNADIRQGIKTYANWPTIPQLYVHGEFIGGSDILTEMYQNGELQKLLQPA
- the prmC gene encoding peptide chain release factor N(5)-glutamine methyltransferase, giving the protein MNSGNPVSGRARGKPVPNAVPANTAVGDALKCANKRVAPIDARLLMQRVLRRSHAQLIAHPEYLLTVTELAGFELLLRRREAGEPVAYLIGEREFFGLSFTVTPDVLIPRPETELLVELALLHLPEDALRSVLDLGTGSGAIAITLAARRPLLDLVATDESADALRVAASNARRLLPSTPTLALPRRGQIRFLESEWFSELGSLRFDLIVANPPYVAANDPHLEQGDVRFEPRSALIGGGDGLRCIRHIVAHAREYLKPGGWLLFEHGYDQADACCALLQAAAYVDILSRRDLAGIPRLAGGRSWT
- a CDS encoding EamA family transporter is translated as MTPANLIQLFALAAIWGASFLFMRIAAPVLGPALLTELRLLFAAAFLGLVAWAWRQPLQAHTRWRVYLVLGLLNSALPFLLLSFAATRLSASLLSIMNAMAPVFAALVAAVWLRESLSLRALCGLLAGVCGVAILVGYDEHALQSKLAVGAALAGALCYGVASVYTKTIVNPPPPLAAAQGSMWAAALLAAPILPLTQSLPMPQASPGVWVATAALGIVSSGIAYLLYFRLIENVGATSALTVTFLIPVFGVLWGTVFLGEQPGWHTLTGSLVILAGTALVTGFSVQALLLPLRQ